The Hydrogenobacter thermophilus TK-6 genome window below encodes:
- a CDS encoding PSP1 domain-containing protein: MLYIKARFQDTGKIFQVEGVWDDGIKRDDLIVVSSEKGEEVVKVLGLSKQPSQIKATFLRKAKDEDILKMEENEKKAQNLYSLCKEKIAQHGLGMKLIKAYIPLDAGKVFFYYTSEQRVDFRNLVKDLAKVVKKRIEMRQIGVRDAVQMTGWVGACGDIPCCVRFSENFESISLKDIEDQNLPLSPTKFTGPCGRLLCCLAYERDNYMIRNLLPEVGTELCFKGKIYKLLYIDPPMDKVLIESEGKKEELSISSLLPYGYEKALRHCKSCGLCCRRAYKEDEAFINLQE, encoded by the coding sequence ATGCTTTACATAAAGGCAAGGTTTCAGGATACTGGGAAGATATTCCAAGTAGAGGGTGTGTGGGACGATGGCATAAAAAGAGATGACCTTATAGTAGTCAGCTCAGAAAAGGGTGAAGAGGTAGTTAAGGTGCTTGGCCTATCAAAGCAGCCATCCCAGATAAAGGCAACCTTTTTAAGGAAGGCAAAGGATGAAGATATACTAAAGATGGAGGAGAACGAAAAAAAGGCGCAAAACCTCTACTCACTTTGTAAGGAAAAGATAGCTCAGCATGGACTTGGCATGAAACTCATAAAGGCATACATACCCTTAGATGCCGGGAAGGTGTTCTTTTACTATACTTCGGAACAGAGGGTTGACTTTAGAAATCTTGTCAAGGATCTGGCAAAGGTTGTAAAGAAAAGGATAGAGATGAGACAGATAGGTGTGAGGGATGCTGTGCAAATGACAGGATGGGTAGGTGCGTGCGGTGATATACCTTGTTGCGTAAGGTTCTCCGAGAATTTTGAGTCTATATCCCTCAAAGATATAGAGGATCAGAATCTGCCTCTTTCACCTACCAAGTTTACAGGTCCCTGTGGAAGGCTTCTTTGCTGTCTTGCCTATGAGAGGGACAACTACATGATAAGGAATCTTCTTCCTGAGGTGGGAACAGAGCTGTGTTTTAAGGGTAAAATCTACAAGCTTCTCTACATAGACCCACCTATGGACAAAGTACTCATAGAGTCCGAAGGGAAAAAGGAAGAGCTAAGCATCTCATCACTTCTGCCTTACGGATACGAGAAGGCTCTCAGGCATTGTAAAAGCTGTGGACTTTGCTGTAGAAGAGCTTACAAAGAAGATGAAGCTTTTATCAACCTTCAAGAGTGA
- a CDS encoding radical SAM protein has product MKLLSTFKSELNRLFVFELEDSNKIEAVFYRGDTLCISTQVGCAIRCPFCLSGSAGFVRNLTYEEILAQYYLLRDTLPIKRIAVAGIGEPLMNYSHVIRAFWKFKEEGLKVSFYTTGFPHIHLRELIHIPHNGLTISIHSTKSEKRRKLIPHGGDLNALIDMLREELPRMSKRKRKKVSLAYLLLKGVNDSYEDLEEFAKLVRDLGVSATLLYYNSTGFFETMSKSEYEERFLYLRGYGIRVSLSTRFRKDSLGGCGTLVINRC; this is encoded by the coding sequence ATGAAGCTTTTATCAACCTTCAAGAGTGAACTTAACAGGCTTTTTGTCTTTGAACTTGAAGACTCCAACAAAATAGAGGCAGTCTTTTACAGAGGTGATACCCTGTGCATTTCTACTCAGGTAGGTTGTGCCATAAGATGTCCCTTCTGCCTTTCTGGAAGCGCAGGATTTGTTAGGAATTTGACTTATGAAGAGATATTAGCCCAGTATTACCTTCTAAGAGACACTCTCCCCATAAAAAGGATAGCAGTAGCAGGTATAGGTGAGCCTTTGATGAATTATTCCCATGTGATAAGAGCTTTCTGGAAGTTCAAAGAGGAAGGTTTAAAGGTTTCCTTTTACACCACAGGTTTTCCTCACATACACCTAAGAGAGCTTATACATATTCCTCACAATGGACTAACCATATCCATACACTCTACAAAATCAGAAAAGAGAAGAAAACTTATACCTCACGGCGGTGATCTAAATGCTCTCATTGATATGCTCAGAGAAGAGCTTCCCAGAATGTCAAAGAGAAAGAGAAAAAAGGTGAGCCTTGCATACCTCCTCCTCAAAGGTGTAAACGACAGCTACGAAGACCTTGAAGAATTTGCAAAACTTGTGCGTGATCTGGGAGTAAGCGCTACACTCCTTTACTACAACAGTACAGGCTTTTTTGAAACCATGAGCAAAAGTGAGTATGAGGAGAGATTTCTATATCTACGGGGGTATGGTATAAGAGTAAGTCTCTCCACACGCTTCAGGAAGGATAGCCTGGGAGGGTGTGGCACACTTGTAATAAACAGATGCTAA
- a CDS encoding NADH-quinone oxidoreductase subunit N gives MELRDLVGVIEFPHLQLLMPEIIVLLTGFILFSLDLLYKKAHHRLFTVVSAVGYTLALLYITLNPFLSGSTFYHLYVRDTFSSFLQFFMILITLFVLAFAYRYYQQKLSLYREFYYILSFSLVSAMFLASSYHLITLYVALEGVSISFYILTALLRGDFNSKEGAFKYLILGGISIALASYGAAFMYLYAGSLDLKEILTHVGENRYFLVLGLVFFLIGFAIKIGAVPFHFWLPDAYQGAPTPVTAYMASVGKLAFFAPVVRIMPLIEEHFAYAWVITVSIISAMTMLYGNLVALVQKDVKRLLAYSSIAHSGYILAGISVAKVIGLKAVLYFLVAYALMGAGAFLVLALLERHPEWQNRMEEFSGLRFSMPWVATSFMIFMFSLLGVPPTVGFVSKALIFTTLSFDRLWWLAFIMILATGISTGYYVRLVVLTFMKENSKPFQVKSSLAERIVLIVLTLSVVFLGAVPIIIWSFVSPSAEMLFKR, from the coding sequence ATGGAGCTGAGGGATTTGGTAGGAGTTATTGAGTTTCCCCATCTACAACTCCTTATGCCGGAGATAATAGTTTTGCTCACGGGCTTTATTCTTTTCAGCTTAGACCTTCTTTACAAGAAAGCTCATCACAGACTTTTTACAGTTGTGAGCGCAGTAGGTTATACCTTAGCTCTGCTTTACATAACCTTAAATCCTTTCCTGTCGGGAAGCACCTTTTACCATCTTTATGTTAGAGACACCTTCTCCTCCTTTCTGCAGTTTTTTATGATACTTATAACCTTATTTGTTCTGGCTTTTGCTTATAGATACTATCAGCAGAAGCTCTCTTTGTATAGGGAGTTTTATTACATACTTTCTTTCTCCTTGGTAAGTGCTATGTTTTTGGCATCATCTTACCATCTTATCACCCTTTATGTAGCTCTTGAAGGGGTTTCTATTTCCTTTTATATACTTACCGCACTTCTCAGAGGAGACTTTAACTCCAAGGAGGGAGCTTTTAAGTATCTTATACTTGGTGGTATCAGCATTGCTTTGGCTTCTTATGGTGCTGCCTTTATGTACCTTTACGCAGGGTCGCTGGACCTTAAAGAGATACTGACACACGTAGGAGAAAACAGGTATTTTCTTGTGTTGGGGCTTGTCTTTTTCTTAATAGGTTTTGCCATAAAGATAGGTGCTGTACCTTTTCACTTTTGGCTTCCTGATGCTTATCAGGGTGCACCTACACCAGTCACCGCCTACATGGCTTCGGTGGGAAAGTTGGCTTTTTTTGCACCCGTTGTAAGGATCATGCCGCTGATTGAAGAACACTTTGCTTATGCGTGGGTCATTACTGTGAGCATCATATCTGCCATGACTATGCTTTATGGTAATCTGGTGGCTCTGGTTCAGAAGGATGTCAAAAGGCTTCTTGCGTACTCTTCAATAGCTCATTCAGGATATATACTGGCTGGTATATCCGTTGCAAAGGTTATAGGACTAAAGGCTGTACTCTACTTCTTGGTTGCCTACGCTCTTATGGGCGCTGGTGCTTTTTTAGTGCTAGCTTTGCTGGAAAGACACCCAGAGTGGCAAAACAGGATGGAGGAATTTTCTGGGCTCAGATTCAGCATGCCTTGGGTGGCAACCTCCTTTATGATATTCATGTTCTCCCTTCTGGGAGTTCCGCCTACGGTGGGTTTTGTGAGCAAAGCTTTAATATTTACTACTCTCTCTTTTGACAGGCTATGGTGGTTAGCCTTTATTATGATCCTGGCAACGGGTATCTCAACGGGTTATTATGTGAGGCTGGTGGTTTTGACCTTTATGAAGGAAAACAGTAAACCCTTTCAGGTAAAAAGTTCTCTTGCTGAAAGAATAGTGCTTATAGTCCTGACCTTGTCCGTTGTATTTTTGGGAGCTGTGCCTATAATAATATGGAGTTTTGTCAGTCCATCCGCAGAAATGCTCTTTAAGAGGTGA
- the nuoK gene encoding NADH-quinone oxidoreductase subunit NuoK — MTAIPLEAYMLLSIVIFGLGLFGIVVRRNLVTVLMSTELALNAVNIAFVGIDAHLSLANGQIFALFIIALAAAEAAVGLGIIISIFRLRRVESTDEITDMRG; from the coding sequence ATGACAGCAATACCCCTTGAGGCTTATATGCTGTTAAGCATAGTTATATTTGGTCTTGGTCTTTTTGGTATAGTAGTTAGGCGCAACTTAGTGACAGTGCTTATGAGCACCGAACTGGCTTTGAATGCAGTTAACATCGCTTTTGTAGGCATTGATGCTCATCTGAGTTTAGCAAACGGTCAGATCTTTGCACTTTTTATCATAGCTTTGGCTGCTGCTGAAGCGGCTGTGGGCTTAGGCATCATAATATCCATATTCAGGCTGAGGCGTGTAGAATCTACGGATGAAATAACTGACATGAGAGGATAA
- a CDS encoding NADH-quinone oxidoreductase subunit J family protein codes for MIQWITFLLFSLLAVVSSLGVVLLPNPVYVILSLLSSLIAIAGVFFVAGAELVGALQLLIYAVAVTVFYVFVLTAVPWEKALKKDSHYRVEGVLSFPILLLLYFEILIVFSLGVSASPKGQIKELSKKFGNTEVIGSILFSKYFFAFELVSLVLLIGMIGAVIIGRKEAQTYDSNTP; via the coding sequence GTGATACAGTGGATCACCTTTTTACTCTTCTCCTTGCTGGCTGTTGTATCCTCATTGGGTGTGGTTTTACTCCCCAATCCAGTTTATGTTATCCTATCCCTCCTTTCTTCCCTCATAGCTATAGCGGGAGTGTTTTTTGTAGCTGGTGCAGAGCTTGTCGGTGCTTTACAACTTCTCATATATGCAGTTGCCGTAACGGTTTTTTATGTGTTTGTCCTAACCGCTGTACCTTGGGAGAAGGCGCTTAAAAAGGACTCTCATTACAGGGTTGAGGGTGTCTTGTCTTTCCCCATCCTATTGCTCCTATACTTTGAGATATTGATAGTGTTTTCTCTGGGTGTGAGCGCATCACCTAAGGGGCAGATAAAGGAACTTTCAAAGAAGTTTGGTAATACGGAAGTCATAGGTAGCATCTTATTCAGCAAGTACTTTTTTGCCTTTGAGCTTGTTTCTCTGGTGCTTTTAATAGGTATGATAGGTGCTGTTATAATAGGTAGGAAGGAGGCTCAGACCTATGACAGCAATACCCCTTGA
- the nuoL gene encoding NADH-quinone oxidoreductase subunit L — protein sequence MEALVLFLPLFAFLVVGLLGRYMGDLLSALITIGAGLLSFVLSLTILSKAISSPFSVKLYDFLPFLSFGLYFDALSSITSAVVTLVACLIFVYSIGYMHNLFGHWTFKFYAYLSLFLFAMLLIVLSDNLLGIFFGWEGVGLASYLLIGYFHTQKKAADASLEAFVMNRVGDWLFIFGIISSFYIFGSLSLLDIFGKVSSVPSALLSVCALLLFGGAVGKSGQLPLHTWLPNAMAGPTPVSALLHAATMVAAGVYMVARLYPLFEATPESLKVVALIGGITALFAALAATSHTDIKKIIAFSTMSQLGLMYLALGLGDKAGAMFHLTTHAFFKALLFLAAGSVIHAFHHQVYDIYQVGGLKKYMPATYWSFIVGALALSGIFPLSGFFSKDRIISSAYEAGTGWGLLASFVSLLTAYYIFREGFVMFVSKREYEEKPHESEKVMVLPMVALSVLSVVSGLIEGWYMRVMGSKSELHLSIAISSVLIGLTGIGIAYAVYVKGAIDHRRAYRALKPIADTFREQFYTEKLYHKLIAYGYLVVSKALYRIGDRITIDGFINLLAFLYFKVVRFLWMKLDIMVVDLFVNGVAKLSFKTGRYVRNLQTGLLNNYVLFLLMGIVFILGVITYSLR from the coding sequence ATGGAAGCGCTGGTGCTGTTTTTGCCACTCTTTGCCTTTTTGGTGGTGGGTCTTTTGGGCAGATACATGGGAGACCTTCTTTCGGCACTCATCACCATAGGCGCAGGCTTGCTCTCTTTTGTACTCTCCCTTACCATACTCTCTAAGGCTATCTCTTCACCCTTCAGCGTCAAGCTCTATGACTTTCTGCCCTTCCTCTCCTTTGGTCTTTACTTTGATGCTCTCTCTTCCATTACCAGCGCTGTGGTCACTCTTGTGGCCTGTCTCATCTTTGTTTACTCTATAGGATACATGCACAACCTATTTGGTCACTGGACTTTTAAGTTCTACGCTTACCTGTCTCTGTTCCTCTTTGCCATGCTCCTTATAGTTCTGTCTGACAACCTGCTTGGTATCTTCTTTGGCTGGGAGGGTGTTGGTCTTGCCTCTTACCTGCTTATTGGTTACTTCCACACTCAGAAGAAGGCTGCGGATGCTTCCTTGGAAGCCTTTGTCATGAACAGAGTGGGTGATTGGCTCTTCATTTTTGGCATAATCTCTTCCTTCTATATTTTTGGGTCTTTGTCCCTTTTGGACATATTTGGAAAGGTGAGCAGTGTGCCTTCTGCTCTTCTTTCTGTCTGCGCACTTCTTCTCTTTGGTGGTGCTGTTGGAAAGTCTGGACAGCTCCCTCTTCACACATGGCTTCCCAACGCTATGGCAGGTCCCACGCCAGTTTCTGCTCTTTTGCACGCTGCCACCATGGTAGCAGCAGGCGTTTATATGGTGGCAAGGCTATATCCTCTGTTTGAGGCAACTCCCGAGAGTCTCAAGGTGGTGGCGCTTATAGGGGGCATAACTGCGCTCTTTGCAGCTTTGGCTGCCACATCCCATACGGATATAAAGAAGATAATAGCCTTTTCCACCATGAGCCAACTGGGACTTATGTATCTGGCACTGGGATTGGGAGACAAAGCAGGAGCCATGTTTCACCTTACCACACACGCCTTTTTTAAAGCCCTGCTATTTTTGGCAGCAGGGTCGGTCATCCACGCCTTTCACCACCAGGTGTACGACATATACCAAGTAGGAGGGCTAAAGAAGTACATGCCAGCCACCTACTGGAGCTTTATAGTGGGAGCGTTGGCACTCTCTGGCATATTTCCCCTTTCTGGGTTTTTCAGCAAAGACAGGATAATAAGCAGTGCATACGAAGCAGGTACAGGATGGGGACTTTTGGCAAGCTTTGTAAGCCTACTCACAGCCTACTACATCTTCAGGGAAGGATTTGTAATGTTTGTCTCAAAGAGAGAGTATGAGGAAAAGCCACACGAGAGTGAGAAGGTGATGGTGCTACCCATGGTGGCACTGAGTGTGCTTTCCGTAGTATCAGGGCTTATAGAAGGCTGGTACATGAGAGTGATGGGAAGCAAGAGTGAGCTTCACCTTAGCATAGCCATAAGCTCGGTTTTGATAGGGCTGACAGGTATAGGGATAGCGTATGCAGTGTATGTGAAGGGGGCAATAGACCACCGCAGAGCATACAGAGCATTAAAACCCATTGCGGACACCTTCAGGGAGCAGTTTTACACCGAAAAGCTGTACCACAAACTGATAGCATACGGATACCTTGTGGTTTCTAAAGCGCTTTATCGCATAGGCGATAGAATTACCATAGACGGATTTATTAATCTTTTGGCATTTCTTTACTTTAAGGTGGTTAGGTTTCTGTGGATGAAACTGGATATTATGGTTGTTGACCTCTTTGTTAATGGTGTGGCAAAGCTATCCTTTAAAACTGGAAGATACGTAAGAAACCTTCAAACAGGTCTTTTAAACAATTATGTACTGTTTCTTTTGATGGGTATAGTTTTCATACTCGGTGTGATAACTTACTCTCTGAGGTGA
- a CDS encoding NADH-quinone oxidoreductase subunit A, with translation MDYMGLLAFFGVMLALALILISLNALLGPKTPESMEDYPYECGVPLYDQSAQSTFHQGYYLLGLLLLLFDIEAAFLFPWTVVYKYLGVFGFIEMFLFILILTYGLLYAWRKGALDWQFEEEVLER, from the coding sequence ATGGATTACATGGGGCTTTTGGCATTTTTTGGAGTTATGTTGGCACTCGCTCTTATACTTATATCTCTCAACGCTCTGCTGGGTCCAAAAACTCCAGAGAGTATGGAGGACTATCCTTACGAGTGTGGTGTTCCCCTTTATGACCAGAGCGCTCAATCCACCTTCCATCAGGGGTATTATCTGCTGGGTCTTTTGCTCCTTCTCTTTGACATAGAAGCTGCTTTTCTATTCCCTTGGACAGTGGTGTATAAGTATCTTGGGGTTTTTGGTTTTATTGAGATGTTCCTCTTTATACTGATACTCACTTACGGGCTTTTGTATGCCTGGAGAAAGGGTGCCTTAGACTGGCAGTTTGAAGAGGAAGTTTTGGAGAGGTAA
- a CDS encoding septal ring lytic transglycosylase RlpA family protein, protein MWILLLVFMLFGVVLAKGECEEIEGYASWYGKGFHGRRTASGESFDRYKYTAASKVFPLNTYVLVRNLENDQEVIVRITDRGPFVKGRILDLSKASAEKLGILKKGIVKVKAMPLYCVADVDRGDEDEYIMDIIRTF, encoded by the coding sequence ATGTGGATATTGCTGTTGGTTTTTATGCTTTTTGGTGTGGTTTTGGCTAAAGGTGAGTGTGAGGAAATAGAGGGATATGCCTCTTGGTACGGTAAAGGTTTTCACGGAAGAAGAACTGCAAGCGGAGAATCCTTTGACAGATACAAATATACGGCAGCTTCCAAGGTATTTCCACTAAATACCTATGTGCTTGTAAGAAATCTTGAAAATGATCAAGAAGTAATAGTGAGAATAACCGACAGAGGACCTTTTGTAAAGGGTAGGATACTTGACCTTTCAAAGGCGTCAGCGGAAAAACTGGGCATACTCAAAAAGGGTATTGTGAAAGTAAAAGCTATGCCCCTTTACTGCGTAGCGGATGTGGATAGGGGCGATGAAGATGAGTATATAATGGACATCATTAGAACTTTTTAG
- a CDS encoding NuoI/complex I 23 kDa subunit family protein, translating into MIKKVFERQLSWLERIFFVDFIKGLSVTIRHAFSKTITTHYPYEKLTPPKRFRGFLGHKVVDGNEPQPAFDEWVERFKIEVRPGRSRCVVCMLCKRACPVPQLFEIEGEKLPNGKRVVSIFNMNLMLCTFCGFCVDACPVDCLFNSDIHETASYTRKDAILNLEALEQIGRDWQARREKEPDRIWIDNHQRQKLWRENDLKLPEVKG; encoded by the coding sequence ATGATAAAGAAGGTGTTTGAGAGGCAACTAAGCTGGCTTGAGAGGATATTCTTTGTTGACTTTATAAAAGGGCTCTCTGTTACAATAAGGCACGCTTTTAGTAAAACTATAACCACCCATTACCCTTACGAGAAGCTAACACCTCCTAAGAGGTTCAGAGGCTTCTTGGGACATAAGGTGGTAGATGGGAATGAGCCCCAACCAGCCTTTGATGAGTGGGTGGAAAGGTTTAAAATAGAGGTAAGGCCCGGAAGGAGCAGGTGCGTTGTGTGTATGCTTTGCAAAAGAGCCTGTCCAGTCCCACAGCTCTTTGAGATAGAAGGCGAGAAGCTTCCCAACGGAAAACGGGTTGTTAGCATTTTTAACATGAACCTTATGCTCTGTACCTTCTGCGGTTTTTGTGTAGATGCCTGTCCTGTAGACTGCCTTTTTAACAGCGATATTCACGAAACGGCTTCTTACACGAGGAAGGATGCTATTTTAAACCTTGAGGCTTTGGAGCAGATAGGTAGGGACTGGCAGGCAAGAAGAGAGAAAGAGCCTGACAGAATTTGGATAGATAACCATCAAAGGCAAAAGCTCTGGCGTGAAAACGACCTTAAACTGCCGGAGGTAAAAGGGTGA
- a CDS encoding NADH-quinone oxidoreductase subunit D has protein sequence MPWAKEEDFIELKKRFPDLEVEVKPTITNLHITKEKLIDLLKVLKDQLGFKLFVDHSVIDFPDKKPRFQAFYILYHVDERKRVVVKTWTDGTLPSIEKLWFAGKWAERECYDMFGIRYEGHENLVRAFMWETYPYHPLRKDFPLEGYANTYLPSLNEVLRGDELTGTMNYDRMHTAVPTLEDLEITEKRRLKKKAQIVLNWGPLHPGTHGTMWFLFDLEGERVVQCDVILGQLHRGVEKLAESQMYNQFLVYTDRMDYISALCSNQAWVVAVERLLGIEDIVPEKAKYIRTMMSELQRINSHLLWLGTYALDLGALTIFLYAFKEREKIMDIIEGITGARLTISYPRVGGVRMDLPEGALEVIKAFIKRFPKELRDWENILTRNRIWLRRNVGVGVINKEDVYFYGLTGPVARGSGVAYDLRKLEPYDAYPFVEFDIPVGENGDVYDRYLVRLEEMRQSVRIIEQCVAFLEKLPPSAPYFAESPDPKKIKLSLDGIGLKVPEGEIYSSGENPRGELGFYIYSTGGVKPYRVKIKPGSMYNLCVYPKLMQDRVIADAVAILASLDPVVGEIDR, from the coding sequence ATGCCTTGGGCAAAGGAAGAGGACTTTATAGAGTTAAAAAAGAGATTTCCAGACCTTGAGGTGGAGGTAAAACCCACCATTACCAACCTTCACATAACTAAAGAAAAGCTCATAGATCTGCTAAAGGTTTTGAAAGACCAGCTTGGTTTTAAGCTTTTTGTGGACCACTCGGTTATAGACTTTCCAGACAAAAAACCCAGGTTCCAAGCTTTTTACATACTTTACCATGTGGATGAGAGAAAAAGGGTGGTGGTCAAAACATGGACGGACGGTACGCTTCCTAGTATAGAAAAGCTTTGGTTTGCCGGCAAGTGGGCAGAGAGAGAGTGCTACGATATGTTTGGCATACGCTACGAAGGACACGAAAACCTTGTGAGAGCCTTCATGTGGGAAACCTATCCATACCATCCTTTAAGAAAGGACTTTCCTTTGGAAGGCTATGCCAATACATATCTACCTTCTCTCAACGAGGTGCTAAGAGGTGACGAGCTTACAGGAACTATGAACTATGACAGGATGCACACAGCTGTGCCAACACTTGAGGATCTTGAGATAACCGAAAAGAGAAGGCTCAAAAAGAAGGCTCAGATAGTTTTAAACTGGGGACCTTTGCATCCTGGCACTCACGGCACCATGTGGTTTCTGTTTGACCTGGAGGGTGAGAGGGTTGTCCAGTGTGATGTGATATTGGGTCAGCTTCACAGAGGCGTGGAAAAGCTGGCGGAGAGCCAGATGTACAACCAGTTTTTGGTCTATACAGACAGAATGGACTACATATCCGCTCTTTGTTCCAATCAGGCTTGGGTGGTGGCGGTAGAGAGACTTTTGGGTATAGAAGACATAGTGCCTGAAAAAGCCAAGTACATAAGGACTATGATGTCCGAGCTTCAGAGGATAAACTCTCACCTTCTTTGGCTTGGTACTTACGCATTGGACCTGGGAGCTTTAACCATCTTCCTTTATGCCTTTAAAGAAAGAGAGAAGATTATGGACATCATAGAAGGCATAACGGGGGCAAGGCTCACCATAAGCTACCCAAGAGTGGGAGGAGTGAGGATGGACCTACCAGAAGGGGCACTAGAAGTCATAAAAGCCTTTATAAAGAGATTTCCCAAAGAGCTCAGAGACTGGGAGAACATACTCACCAGAAACAGAATATGGCTCAGAAGGAATGTGGGAGTGGGGGTCATAAACAAGGAAGATGTTTACTTTTACGGACTTACGGGTCCTGTGGCAAGAGGTTCAGGGGTGGCTTACGACCTTAGAAAGCTGGAGCCTTATGATGCTTATCCTTTTGTGGAGTTTGACATTCCTGTGGGTGAAAATGGAGATGTTTACGATAGATACCTGGTGAGGCTTGAGGAGATGAGGCAAAGCGTCAGAATCATAGAGCAGTGCGTAGCCTTCCTTGAAAAGCTCCCACCTTCTGCTCCTTACTTTGCAGAATCTCCGGACCCCAAGAAGATAAAGCTTTCCTTAGATGGGATAGGTCTCAAGGTGCCAGAAGGTGAAATATACTCCTCGGGAGAAAACCCAAGGGGTGAGCTGGGCTTTTACATATACTCAACGGGGGGTGTAAAACCCTACAGGGTGAAGATAAAGCCGGGTAGCATGTACAACCTTTGTGTCTATCCCAAGCTTATGCAGGACAGGGTGATAGCGGATGCGGTTGCCATACTTGCCAGCCTTGACCCGGTAGTGGGAGAAATAGACAGGTGA
- a CDS encoding complex I subunit 4 family protein — MERLEATFPLLPLSMMVPVFGSLLILLLPERFSKGISLFSAGISFLIALSSLLFFDFSKAQAVQFYQYYPLIPELKVGLALGLDGLSMLMYLLTTLVSFVAILWSVRDRQINHRLREYYLWFLLSEAFLIGVFSSWDLMVFYVFYELTLVPMLFVIGIWGYKLRLYSAYKFFIYIFVSSLFLLLGIVSLAVEHYKLFGKFSFSYFDLLNNHYSLEYGLFLFLLFFIAFAVKTPIVPFHTWLPDAHGEAPTAGSVVLAAILLKMGTYALLRFNIGLFPEVAVFLMPVLVLWGIFSIAVASWYTISQSNVKRFVAYSSVSHMGFVVTGMFLLNMEGLRASIMEMFAHGLTSASLFMIAGFIYNRLHSFNMDSLKGSAKYMPLFAIITVLTAFSSMGLPGGSSFWGKFLTILSAREYTTLLAFLVLVGAFFSAVYILYLMKVLFLDSKEESKLVHFTDVRGFKLSAFLLLVFPMFMVGLAPYLFFNIFDKSAKELLLLVMRKLVGG, encoded by the coding sequence ATGGAAAGGCTGGAGGCTACTTTCCCACTCTTACCACTTAGTATGATGGTGCCGGTTTTTGGTAGTCTCTTGATACTTTTGCTACCTGAAAGGTTCTCCAAAGGGATAAGTCTTTTTTCAGCGGGGATAAGTTTTTTAATAGCTCTCTCTTCGCTTCTCTTCTTTGACTTTTCAAAGGCACAGGCAGTTCAGTTTTACCAATACTACCCGCTCATTCCCGAACTTAAAGTAGGTCTCGCTTTGGGGCTGGATGGTCTTTCTATGCTTATGTACCTTCTTACTACGCTTGTGTCTTTCGTCGCCATACTCTGGTCTGTAAGGGATAGACAGATAAACCACAGACTCAGAGAGTATTACCTTTGGTTCTTACTTTCTGAGGCTTTCCTCATAGGTGTTTTTTCAAGCTGGGATCTTATGGTGTTTTATGTCTTTTACGAGCTTACCCTGGTGCCTATGCTCTTTGTTATAGGCATTTGGGGATACAAGCTGAGGCTCTACTCCGCTTATAAGTTTTTCATATACATCTTCGTCTCTTCTCTCTTTCTGCTTTTGGGTATAGTGAGTCTTGCTGTAGAGCATTACAAACTTTTCGGGAAGTTTTCTTTCAGCTACTTTGACCTTTTGAACAACCACTACTCTCTAGAATATGGACTTTTCCTGTTTTTACTCTTTTTTATAGCCTTTGCTGTAAAAACGCCTATTGTACCTTTCCATACATGGCTTCCCGATGCACACGGTGAAGCTCCTACTGCTGGCTCTGTGGTGCTTGCCGCCATTCTCCTTAAGATGGGGACTTATGCCCTTCTGAGGTTTAACATAGGACTTTTCCCCGAGGTGGCCGTCTTTTTGATGCCTGTCTTGGTGCTTTGGGGTATCTTCTCTATAGCTGTGGCATCGTGGTACACTATAAGTCAGAGCAATGTCAAGAGGTTCGTTGCTTACTCTTCAGTAAGCCACATGGGCTTTGTTGTTACTGGTATGTTCCTTCTCAATATGGAAGGTCTGAGGGCAAGTATTATGGAGATGTTCGCTCACGGTCTTACATCTGCCTCCCTGTTTATGATAGCCGGATTTATATATAACAGGCTTCACAGCTTTAACATGGACTCTCTGAAAGGTAGCGCTAAATACATGCCACTCTTTGCTATTATCACAGTTCTGACTGCCTTTTCCTCCATGGGTCTTCCGGGTGGCTCTTCCTTTTGGGGTAAGTTCCTCACCATCCTCTCCGCGAGGGAGTATACTACCTTACTGGCTTTTCTGGTGCTTGTGGGTGCTTTCTTCAGCGCAGTCTATATCCTTTACCTTATGAAGGTACTCTTCTTAGACAGTAAGGAAGAGAGCAAGCTCGTACACTTTACCGATGTGAGAGGTTTTAAGTTATCCGCCTTTTTACTTTTGGTATTTCCTATGTTTATGGTTGGGCTTGCTCCTTACCTGTTTTTTAACATATTTGATAAGTCCGCTAAGGAGCTTTTGCTTTTAGTAATGCGCAAATTGGTAGGAGGTTAG